A window of the Eschrichtius robustus isolate mEscRob2 chromosome 5, mEscRob2.pri, whole genome shotgun sequence genome harbors these coding sequences:
- the PTPRN gene encoding receptor-type tyrosine-protein phosphatase-like N isoform X5 has translation MRRPRRPGGPGGSGGLRVLLCLMLLGSRPGGCNAISAHGCLFDRRLCSHLEVCIQDGLFGQCQVGVGQARPLLQVTSPVLQRLQGVLRQLMSQGLSWHDDLTQYVISQEMERIPRLHPAEPQPRDRSGLAPRRPGPAGELLLQGIPTGSAPAPQHRLPRPPVGRGGAGAGSALSPLQAELLPPLLEHLLLPPQPPHPALSYEPALLQPYLFHQFGSRDGPRSSESSPGMVSVGPLPKAEPPALFSRTASKGTFGAHPGHSYGDPPGPPPARLFQESGLLYLAQEPQVPSRAGAPRLPEQGGSSQGDDSSEGYEEEGLEGRREKPPSPEERPDVTLQRLAAVLAGYGVELRQLTPEQLSTLSTLLQLLPKGAGRNLGGVVNIGADIKKTMEEQVQGADAAEPPPPTPSLPGYPTAGPTSNKAQQELSSGSSEPPKAAGPPATPILLEKKSPLGQSQPTVAGQPSARPSAEEYGYIVTDQNVVGPALTFRIRHNEQNLSLADVTKQAGMVKSELEAQTGLQILQTGVGQREEAAAVLPRPAHSTSPVRSVLLTLVALAGVAGLLVALAVALCARQRARQRDKERLAALGPEGAHGDTTFEYQDLCRQHMATKSLFNRAEGPPEPSRVSSVSSQFSDAAQASPSSHSSTPSWCEEPAQANMDISTGHMILAYMEDHLRNRDRLAKEWQALCAYQAEPNTCATAQGEGNIKKNRNPDFLPYDHARIKLKVESSPSRSDYINASPIIEHDPRMPAYIATQGPLSHTISDFWQMVWESGCTVIVMLTPLVEDGVKQCDRYWPDEGSSLYHVYEVNLVSEHIWCEDFLVRSFYLKNVQTQETRTLTQFHFLSWPAEGTPASTRPLLDFRRKVNKCYRGRSCPIIVHCSDGAGRTGTYILIDMVLNRMAKGVKEIDIAATLEHVRDQRPGLVRSKDQFEFALTAVAEEVNAILKALPQ, from the exons ATGCGGCGCCCGCGGCGGCCTGGGGGTCCCGGGGGATCTGGGGGTCTCCGGGTGCTCCTCTGCCTGATGCTGCTGGGCAGCCGTCCGGGAGGCTGCAACGCCATTAGCGCCCACG GCTGTCTGTTTGACCGCAGACTCTGCTCTCACCTCGAAGTCTGTATTCAGG ATGGCTTGTTTGGACAATGCCAGGTGGGAGTGGGGCAAGCCAGGCCCCTTTTGCAAGTCACCTCCCCAGTTCTGCAACGCTTACAAGGTGTCCTCCGACAGCTCATGTCCCAAG GACTGTCCTGGCACGATGACCTCACCCAGTATGTGATCTCCCAGGAAATGGAGCGCATCCCCAGGCTTCACCCCGCAGAGCCCCAGCCAAGGGACAG ATCTGGCTTGGCGCCCAGGAGACCGGGTCCCGCTGGGGAGCTGCTTTTACAGGGCATCCCCACTGGCTccgcccctgccccccagcatCGGCTTCCTCGACCTCCAGTAGGTAGGGGCGGAGCTGGGGCAGGCTCCGCCCTCTCCCCTTTGCAGGCTGAGCTGCTGCCCCCTCTCCTGGAGCATCTGCTGCTGCCCCCGCagcccccccaccctgccctgagTTATGAACCTGCCCTGCTGCAGCCCTACTTGTTCCATCAG TTTGGCTCCCGCGATGGCCCCCGGAGCTCAGAGAGCTCCCCGGGAATGGTCAGTGTTGGCCCCCTgcccaaggctgaacccccagCCCTCTTCAGCAGAACTGCCTCCAAGGGCACGTTCGGGGCTCACCCTGGCCATTCCTATGGGGACCCTCCAGGGCCTCCGCCTGCTCGGCTTTTCCAGGAGTCAGGGCTGCTCTAcctggcccaggagccacaagTGCCCAGCAGGGCCGGGGCACCAAGGCTGCCAGAGCAAGGGGGCAGCAGCCAGGGAGATGACTCCTCAGAAGGCTATGAGGAGGAAGGACTAGAGGGTCGCAGGGAGAAGCCTCCTTCCCCAGAAGAGCGGCCAG ATGTGACTCTGCAGAGACTGGCAGCTGTGCTGGCGGGCTACGGGGTGGAGCTCCGTCAGCTGACTCCTGAGCAGCTCTCCACCCTCTCCActctgctgcagctgctgcccaAGGGTGCAGGACGAAATCTGG GAGGGGTTGTAAACATTGGAGCTGACATCAAGAAA ACAATGGAGGAGCAGGTGCAGGGCGCAGACGCAGCAGAGCCTCCACCGCCCACGCCCTCCCTGCCCGGATACCCCACTGCTGGTCCCACCTCCAATAAAGCCCAGCAGGAGCTGAGCTCTGGATCCTCTGAGCCTCCCAAAGCTGCCGGCCCCCCTGCCACGCCCATCCTGCTAGAGAAGAAAAGTCCACTGGGCCAGAGCCAGCCCACGGTGGCAGGGCAGCCCTCTGCTAGGccatcagcagaggaatatgGCTACATTGTCACTGACCAGAA TGTCGTGGGACCAGCCCTTACCTTCCGCATCCGGCACAATGAACAGAACCTGTCTTTGGCCGATGTGACCAAGCAAGCTG GGATGGTGAAGTCTGAACTGGAAGCACAGACAGGGCTCCAGATCTTGCAGACAGGCGTGGGACAG AGGGAGGAGGCAGCCGCCGTCCTTCCCCGACCGGCCCACAGCACCTCTCCCGTGCGCTCTGTGCTGCTTACTCTGGTGGCCCTGGCGGGTGTGGCCGGGTTGCTCGTGGCTCTGGCAGTGGCCCTGTGTGCGCGGCAGCGTGCGCGGCAGCGGGACAAGGAGCGCCTGGCCGCGCTGGGACCCGAGGGCGCCCACGGTGACACTACCTTTGAGTACCAG GACCTGTGCCGCCAGCACATGGCCACGAAGTCCCTGTTCAACCGGGCAGAGGGTCCACCGGAGCCCTCTCGGGTGAGCAGCGTGTCCTCGCAGTTTAGTGATGCGGCCCAGGCCAGCCCCAGCTCCCACAGCAGCACACCGTCCTGGTGCGAGGAGCCCGCCCAGGCCAACATGGACATCTCCACGGGACACATGATTCTG GCGTACATGGAGGACCACCTGCGGAACCGGGACCGCTTGGCCAAGGAGTGGCAGGCCCTGTGTGCCTACCAGGCAGAGCCCAACACCTGTGCCACCGCCCAGGGGGAGGGCAACATCAAAAAGAACCGCAACCCTGACTTCCTGCCCT ATGACCACGCTCGCATCAAGCTGAAGGTGGAGAGCAGCCCTTCTCGGAGCGATTACATCAACGCCAGCCCCATT ATTGAGCACGACCCTCGGATGCCAGCCTACATAGCCACACAGGGCCCACTGTCACATACCATCTCAGACTTCTGGCAG ATGGTGTGGGAGAGTGGCTGTACCGTCATTGTCATGCTGACCCCGCTGGTGGAGGATGGTGTCAAGCAGTGTGACCGCTACTGGCCAGATGAGGGCTCCTCCCTCTACCATGTATATGAG GTGAACCTGGTGTCGGAGCACATCTGGTGCGAGGACTTCCTGGTGCGGAGCTTCTACCTGAAGAACGTGCAGACCCAGGAGACACGCACGCTCACGCAGTTCCACTTCCTCAGCTGGCCGGCAGAGGGCACCCCGGCCTCCACCCGGCCCCTGCTGGACTTCCGCAG GAAGGTGAACAAGTGCTACCGGGGCCGCTCCTGCCCCATCATTGTGCACTGCAG TGACGGTGCAGGAAGGACTGGCACCTACATCCTCATCGACATGGTACTGAACCGCATGGCAAAAG GAGTGAAGGAGATTGACATCGCTGCCACCCTGGAGCATGTCCGTGACCAGCGGCCTGGCCTCGTCCGCTCCAAG gACCAGTTTGAATTTGCCCTGACAGCTGTGGCGGAGGAGGTGAATGCCATCCTTAAGGCCCTGCCCCAGTGA
- the PTPRN gene encoding receptor-type tyrosine-protein phosphatase-like N isoform X4 produces the protein MRRPRRPGGPGGSGGLRVLLCLMLLGSRPGGCNAISAHGCLFDRRLCSHLEVCIQDGLFGQCQVGVGQARPLLQVTSPVLQRLQGVLRQLMSQGLSWHDDLTQYVISQEMERIPRLHPAEPQPRDRSGLAPRRPGPAGELLLQGIPTGSAPAPQHRLPRPPVGRGGAGAGSALSPLQAELLPPLLEHLLLPPQPPHPALSYEPALLQPYLFHQFGSRDGPRSSESSPGMVSVGPLPKAEPPALFSRTASKGTFGAHPGHSYGDPPGPPPARLFQESGLLYLAQEPQVPSRAGAPRLPEQGGSSQGDDSSEGYEEEGLEGRREKPPSPEERPADVTLQRLAAVLAGYGVELRQLTPEQLSTLSTLLQLLPKGAGRNLGGVVNIGADIKKTMEEQVQGADAAEPPPPTPSLPGYPTAGPTSNKAQQELSSGSSEPPKAAGPPATPILLEKKSPLGQSQPTVAGQPSARPSAEEYGYIVTDQNVVGPALTFRIRHNEQNLSLADVTKQAGMVKSELEAQTGLQILQTGVGQREEAAAVLPRPAHSTSPVRSVLLTLVALAGVAGLLVALAVALCARQRARQRDKERLAALGPEGAHGDTTFEYQDLCRQHMATKSLFNRAEGPPEPSRVSSVSSQFSDAAQASPSSHSSTPSWCEEPAQANMDISTGHMILAYMEDHLRNRDRLAKEWQALCAYQAEPNTCATAQGEGNIKKNRNPDFLPYDHARIKLKVESSPSRSDYINASPIIEHDPRMPAYIATQGPLSHTISDFWQMVWESGCTVIVMLTPLVEDGVKQCDRYWPDEGSSLYHVYEVNLVSEHIWCEDFLVRSFYLKNVQTQETRTLTQFHFLSWPAEGTPASTRPLLDFRRKVNKCYRGRSCPIIVHCSDGAGRTGTYILIDMVLNRMAKGVKEIDIAATLEHVRDQRPGLVRSKDQFEFALTAVAEEVNAILKALPQ, from the exons ATGCGGCGCCCGCGGCGGCCTGGGGGTCCCGGGGGATCTGGGGGTCTCCGGGTGCTCCTCTGCCTGATGCTGCTGGGCAGCCGTCCGGGAGGCTGCAACGCCATTAGCGCCCACG GCTGTCTGTTTGACCGCAGACTCTGCTCTCACCTCGAAGTCTGTATTCAGG ATGGCTTGTTTGGACAATGCCAGGTGGGAGTGGGGCAAGCCAGGCCCCTTTTGCAAGTCACCTCCCCAGTTCTGCAACGCTTACAAGGTGTCCTCCGACAGCTCATGTCCCAAG GACTGTCCTGGCACGATGACCTCACCCAGTATGTGATCTCCCAGGAAATGGAGCGCATCCCCAGGCTTCACCCCGCAGAGCCCCAGCCAAGGGACAG ATCTGGCTTGGCGCCCAGGAGACCGGGTCCCGCTGGGGAGCTGCTTTTACAGGGCATCCCCACTGGCTccgcccctgccccccagcatCGGCTTCCTCGACCTCCAGTAGGTAGGGGCGGAGCTGGGGCAGGCTCCGCCCTCTCCCCTTTGCAGGCTGAGCTGCTGCCCCCTCTCCTGGAGCATCTGCTGCTGCCCCCGCagcccccccaccctgccctgagTTATGAACCTGCCCTGCTGCAGCCCTACTTGTTCCATCAG TTTGGCTCCCGCGATGGCCCCCGGAGCTCAGAGAGCTCCCCGGGAATGGTCAGTGTTGGCCCCCTgcccaaggctgaacccccagCCCTCTTCAGCAGAACTGCCTCCAAGGGCACGTTCGGGGCTCACCCTGGCCATTCCTATGGGGACCCTCCAGGGCCTCCGCCTGCTCGGCTTTTCCAGGAGTCAGGGCTGCTCTAcctggcccaggagccacaagTGCCCAGCAGGGCCGGGGCACCAAGGCTGCCAGAGCAAGGGGGCAGCAGCCAGGGAGATGACTCCTCAGAAGGCTATGAGGAGGAAGGACTAGAGGGTCGCAGGGAGAAGCCTCCTTCCCCAGAAGAGCGGCCAG CAGATGTGACTCTGCAGAGACTGGCAGCTGTGCTGGCGGGCTACGGGGTGGAGCTCCGTCAGCTGACTCCTGAGCAGCTCTCCACCCTCTCCActctgctgcagctgctgcccaAGGGTGCAGGACGAAATCTGG GAGGGGTTGTAAACATTGGAGCTGACATCAAGAAA ACAATGGAGGAGCAGGTGCAGGGCGCAGACGCAGCAGAGCCTCCACCGCCCACGCCCTCCCTGCCCGGATACCCCACTGCTGGTCCCACCTCCAATAAAGCCCAGCAGGAGCTGAGCTCTGGATCCTCTGAGCCTCCCAAAGCTGCCGGCCCCCCTGCCACGCCCATCCTGCTAGAGAAGAAAAGTCCACTGGGCCAGAGCCAGCCCACGGTGGCAGGGCAGCCCTCTGCTAGGccatcagcagaggaatatgGCTACATTGTCACTGACCAGAA TGTCGTGGGACCAGCCCTTACCTTCCGCATCCGGCACAATGAACAGAACCTGTCTTTGGCCGATGTGACCAAGCAAGCTG GGATGGTGAAGTCTGAACTGGAAGCACAGACAGGGCTCCAGATCTTGCAGACAGGCGTGGGACAG AGGGAGGAGGCAGCCGCCGTCCTTCCCCGACCGGCCCACAGCACCTCTCCCGTGCGCTCTGTGCTGCTTACTCTGGTGGCCCTGGCGGGTGTGGCCGGGTTGCTCGTGGCTCTGGCAGTGGCCCTGTGTGCGCGGCAGCGTGCGCGGCAGCGGGACAAGGAGCGCCTGGCCGCGCTGGGACCCGAGGGCGCCCACGGTGACACTACCTTTGAGTACCAG GACCTGTGCCGCCAGCACATGGCCACGAAGTCCCTGTTCAACCGGGCAGAGGGTCCACCGGAGCCCTCTCGGGTGAGCAGCGTGTCCTCGCAGTTTAGTGATGCGGCCCAGGCCAGCCCCAGCTCCCACAGCAGCACACCGTCCTGGTGCGAGGAGCCCGCCCAGGCCAACATGGACATCTCCACGGGACACATGATTCTG GCGTACATGGAGGACCACCTGCGGAACCGGGACCGCTTGGCCAAGGAGTGGCAGGCCCTGTGTGCCTACCAGGCAGAGCCCAACACCTGTGCCACCGCCCAGGGGGAGGGCAACATCAAAAAGAACCGCAACCCTGACTTCCTGCCCT ATGACCACGCTCGCATCAAGCTGAAGGTGGAGAGCAGCCCTTCTCGGAGCGATTACATCAACGCCAGCCCCATT ATTGAGCACGACCCTCGGATGCCAGCCTACATAGCCACACAGGGCCCACTGTCACATACCATCTCAGACTTCTGGCAG ATGGTGTGGGAGAGTGGCTGTACCGTCATTGTCATGCTGACCCCGCTGGTGGAGGATGGTGTCAAGCAGTGTGACCGCTACTGGCCAGATGAGGGCTCCTCCCTCTACCATGTATATGAG GTGAACCTGGTGTCGGAGCACATCTGGTGCGAGGACTTCCTGGTGCGGAGCTTCTACCTGAAGAACGTGCAGACCCAGGAGACACGCACGCTCACGCAGTTCCACTTCCTCAGCTGGCCGGCAGAGGGCACCCCGGCCTCCACCCGGCCCCTGCTGGACTTCCGCAG GAAGGTGAACAAGTGCTACCGGGGCCGCTCCTGCCCCATCATTGTGCACTGCAG TGACGGTGCAGGAAGGACTGGCACCTACATCCTCATCGACATGGTACTGAACCGCATGGCAAAAG GAGTGAAGGAGATTGACATCGCTGCCACCCTGGAGCATGTCCGTGACCAGCGGCCTGGCCTCGTCCGCTCCAAG gACCAGTTTGAATTTGCCCTGACAGCTGTGGCGGAGGAGGTGAATGCCATCCTTAAGGCCCTGCCCCAGTGA
- the PTPRN gene encoding receptor-type tyrosine-protein phosphatase-like N isoform X2: MRRPRRPGGPGGSGGLRVLLCLMLLGSRPGGCNAISAHGCLFDRRLCSHLEVCIQDGLFGQCQVGVGQARPLLQVTSPVLQRLQGVLRQLMSQGLSWHDDLTQYVISQEMERIPRLHPAEPQPRDRSGLAPRRPGPAGELLLQGIPTGSAPAPQHRLPRPPVGRGGAGAGSALSPLQAELLPPLLEHLLLPPQPPHPALSYEPALLQPYLFHQFGSRDGPRSSESSPGMVSVGPLPKAEPPALFSRTASKGTFGAHPGHSYGDPPGPPPARLFQESGLLYLAQEPQVPSRAGAPRLPEQGGSSQGDDSSEGYEEEGLEGRREKPPSPEERPDVTLQRLAAVLAGYGVELRQLTPEQLSTLSTLLQLLPKGAGRNLGGVVNIGADIKKTMEEQVQGADAAEPPPPTPSLPGYPTAGPTSNKAQQELSSGSSEPPKAAGPPATPILLEKKSPLGQSQPTVAGQPSARPSAEEYGYIVTDQKPLSLAAGVKLLEILAEHVHMSSGSFINISVVGPALTFRIRHNEQNLSLADVTKQAGMVKSELEAQTGLQILQTGVGQREEAAAVLPRPAHSTSPVRSVLLTLVALAGVAGLLVALAVALCARQRARQRDKERLAALGPEGAHGDTTFEYQDLCRQHMATKSLFNRAEGPPEPSRVSSVSSQFSDAAQASPSSHSSTPSWCEEPAQANMDISTGHMILAYMEDHLRNRDRLAKEWQALCAYQAEPNTCATAQGEGNIKKNRNPDFLPYDHARIKLKVESSPSRSDYINASPIIEHDPRMPAYIATQGPLSHTISDFWQMVWESGCTVIVMLTPLVEDGVKQCDRYWPDEGSSLYHVYEVNLVSEHIWCEDFLVRSFYLKNVQTQETRTLTQFHFLSWPAEGTPASTRPLLDFRRKVNKCYRGRSCPIIVHCSDGAGRTGTYILIDMVLNRMAKGVKEIDIAATLEHVRDQRPGLVRSKDQFEFALTAVAEEVNAILKALPQ, from the exons ATGCGGCGCCCGCGGCGGCCTGGGGGTCCCGGGGGATCTGGGGGTCTCCGGGTGCTCCTCTGCCTGATGCTGCTGGGCAGCCGTCCGGGAGGCTGCAACGCCATTAGCGCCCACG GCTGTCTGTTTGACCGCAGACTCTGCTCTCACCTCGAAGTCTGTATTCAGG ATGGCTTGTTTGGACAATGCCAGGTGGGAGTGGGGCAAGCCAGGCCCCTTTTGCAAGTCACCTCCCCAGTTCTGCAACGCTTACAAGGTGTCCTCCGACAGCTCATGTCCCAAG GACTGTCCTGGCACGATGACCTCACCCAGTATGTGATCTCCCAGGAAATGGAGCGCATCCCCAGGCTTCACCCCGCAGAGCCCCAGCCAAGGGACAG ATCTGGCTTGGCGCCCAGGAGACCGGGTCCCGCTGGGGAGCTGCTTTTACAGGGCATCCCCACTGGCTccgcccctgccccccagcatCGGCTTCCTCGACCTCCAGTAGGTAGGGGCGGAGCTGGGGCAGGCTCCGCCCTCTCCCCTTTGCAGGCTGAGCTGCTGCCCCCTCTCCTGGAGCATCTGCTGCTGCCCCCGCagcccccccaccctgccctgagTTATGAACCTGCCCTGCTGCAGCCCTACTTGTTCCATCAG TTTGGCTCCCGCGATGGCCCCCGGAGCTCAGAGAGCTCCCCGGGAATGGTCAGTGTTGGCCCCCTgcccaaggctgaacccccagCCCTCTTCAGCAGAACTGCCTCCAAGGGCACGTTCGGGGCTCACCCTGGCCATTCCTATGGGGACCCTCCAGGGCCTCCGCCTGCTCGGCTTTTCCAGGAGTCAGGGCTGCTCTAcctggcccaggagccacaagTGCCCAGCAGGGCCGGGGCACCAAGGCTGCCAGAGCAAGGGGGCAGCAGCCAGGGAGATGACTCCTCAGAAGGCTATGAGGAGGAAGGACTAGAGGGTCGCAGGGAGAAGCCTCCTTCCCCAGAAGAGCGGCCAG ATGTGACTCTGCAGAGACTGGCAGCTGTGCTGGCGGGCTACGGGGTGGAGCTCCGTCAGCTGACTCCTGAGCAGCTCTCCACCCTCTCCActctgctgcagctgctgcccaAGGGTGCAGGACGAAATCTGG GAGGGGTTGTAAACATTGGAGCTGACATCAAGAAA ACAATGGAGGAGCAGGTGCAGGGCGCAGACGCAGCAGAGCCTCCACCGCCCACGCCCTCCCTGCCCGGATACCCCACTGCTGGTCCCACCTCCAATAAAGCCCAGCAGGAGCTGAGCTCTGGATCCTCTGAGCCTCCCAAAGCTGCCGGCCCCCCTGCCACGCCCATCCTGCTAGAGAAGAAAAGTCCACTGGGCCAGAGCCAGCCCACGGTGGCAGGGCAGCCCTCTGCTAGGccatcagcagaggaatatgGCTACATTGTCACTGACCAGAA GCCCCTGAGTCTGGCTGCAGGAGTGAAGCTTCTGGAGATCCTGGCTGAGCATGTGCACATGTCCTCGGGCAGCTTCATCAACATCAG TGTCGTGGGACCAGCCCTTACCTTCCGCATCCGGCACAATGAACAGAACCTGTCTTTGGCCGATGTGACCAAGCAAGCTG GGATGGTGAAGTCTGAACTGGAAGCACAGACAGGGCTCCAGATCTTGCAGACAGGCGTGGGACAG AGGGAGGAGGCAGCCGCCGTCCTTCCCCGACCGGCCCACAGCACCTCTCCCGTGCGCTCTGTGCTGCTTACTCTGGTGGCCCTGGCGGGTGTGGCCGGGTTGCTCGTGGCTCTGGCAGTGGCCCTGTGTGCGCGGCAGCGTGCGCGGCAGCGGGACAAGGAGCGCCTGGCCGCGCTGGGACCCGAGGGCGCCCACGGTGACACTACCTTTGAGTACCAG GACCTGTGCCGCCAGCACATGGCCACGAAGTCCCTGTTCAACCGGGCAGAGGGTCCACCGGAGCCCTCTCGGGTGAGCAGCGTGTCCTCGCAGTTTAGTGATGCGGCCCAGGCCAGCCCCAGCTCCCACAGCAGCACACCGTCCTGGTGCGAGGAGCCCGCCCAGGCCAACATGGACATCTCCACGGGACACATGATTCTG GCGTACATGGAGGACCACCTGCGGAACCGGGACCGCTTGGCCAAGGAGTGGCAGGCCCTGTGTGCCTACCAGGCAGAGCCCAACACCTGTGCCACCGCCCAGGGGGAGGGCAACATCAAAAAGAACCGCAACCCTGACTTCCTGCCCT ATGACCACGCTCGCATCAAGCTGAAGGTGGAGAGCAGCCCTTCTCGGAGCGATTACATCAACGCCAGCCCCATT ATTGAGCACGACCCTCGGATGCCAGCCTACATAGCCACACAGGGCCCACTGTCACATACCATCTCAGACTTCTGGCAG ATGGTGTGGGAGAGTGGCTGTACCGTCATTGTCATGCTGACCCCGCTGGTGGAGGATGGTGTCAAGCAGTGTGACCGCTACTGGCCAGATGAGGGCTCCTCCCTCTACCATGTATATGAG GTGAACCTGGTGTCGGAGCACATCTGGTGCGAGGACTTCCTGGTGCGGAGCTTCTACCTGAAGAACGTGCAGACCCAGGAGACACGCACGCTCACGCAGTTCCACTTCCTCAGCTGGCCGGCAGAGGGCACCCCGGCCTCCACCCGGCCCCTGCTGGACTTCCGCAG GAAGGTGAACAAGTGCTACCGGGGCCGCTCCTGCCCCATCATTGTGCACTGCAG TGACGGTGCAGGAAGGACTGGCACCTACATCCTCATCGACATGGTACTGAACCGCATGGCAAAAG GAGTGAAGGAGATTGACATCGCTGCCACCCTGGAGCATGTCCGTGACCAGCGGCCTGGCCTCGTCCGCTCCAAG gACCAGTTTGAATTTGCCCTGACAGCTGTGGCGGAGGAGGTGAATGCCATCCTTAAGGCCCTGCCCCAGTGA